The Physeter macrocephalus isolate SW-GA chromosome 13, ASM283717v5, whole genome shotgun sequence genome window below encodes:
- the NSMF gene encoding NMDA receptor synaptonuclear signaling and neuronal migration factor isoform X5, with amino-acid sequence MGAVASRRRALRSEAMSSVAAKVRAARAFGEYLSQSHPENRNGADHLLADAYSGHDGSPEMQPAPQNKRRLSLISNGRYEGSLPEEAVSGKPAGEGPQPRVYTISGEPALLPGPEAEAIELAAVKGPQQRERHPHHHSHRPLRASPGGSREDVSRACQSWAGSRQGSKECPGCAQLAPSPSPQAFGPDQPPLPEATSRRKKLERMYSVDRVSDDIPIRTWFPKENLFSFQTATTAMQAVRRAARAELQPVLERPHPHESRHLPRLPRQDDPSIIPILYDHEHATFEDILEEIEKKLNVYHKGAKIWKMLIFCQGGPGHLYLLKNKVATFAKVEKEEDMIHFWKRLSRLMSKVNPEPNVIHVMGCYVLGNPNGEKLFQNLRTLMTPYRVAFESPLELSAQGKQMIETYFDFRLYRLWKSRQHSKLLDLEDVL; translated from the exons ATGGGCGCCGTCGCCTCCCGGAGGAGGGCGCTGCGGAGCGAGGCCATGTCCTCGGTGGCGGCCAAAGTGCG AGCAGCCCGAGCGTTTGGCGAGTACCTGTCCCAGAGTCACCCCGAGAACCGAAACGGTGCAG ACCACCTGCTGGCTGACGCCTACTCTGGCCACGACGGGTCCCCTGAGATGCAGCCTGCCCCCCAGAACAAGCGCCGCCTCTCCCTCATCTCCAACGGCCGCTATGAGGGCAGCCTCCCGGAGGAGGCCGTCAGTGGGAAGCCGGCCGGCGAGGGCCCCCAGCCCCGTGTGTACACCATCTCCGGGGAGCCGGCCCTGCTGCCCGGCCCGGAGGCCGAGGCCATCGAGCTGGCTGCGGTGAAGGGACCACAGCAGCGGGAGCGGCACCCCCACCACCACAGCCATCGGCCCCTGCGCGCCAGCCCGGGCGGCAGCCGCGAGGACGTCAGCAGAGCCTGCCAGAGCTGGGCAGGCAGCCGCCAGGGCTCCAAGGAATGTCCCGGCTGCGCCCAGCTCGCCCCCAGTCCTTCCCCTCAGGCCTTTGGGCCGGACCAGCCGCCTCTGCCTGAGGCCACGAGCCGCCGCAAGAAGCTGGAGAGGATGTACAGCGTTGACCGCGTGTCTG ATGACATCCCCATCCGTACCTGGTTCCCCAAGGAAAACCTCTTCAGTTTCCAGACAGCAACCACAGCTATGCAAGC CGTTCGCCGAGCGGCGCGAGCGGAGCTTCAGCCGGTCCTGGAGCGACCCCACCCCCATGAAAGCCGACACCTCCCACGACTCCCGAGACA GGACGACCCCTCCATCATTCCCATCCTCTAC GACCACGAGCACGCCACCTTCGAGGACATTCTGG AGGAGATAGAGAAGAAGCTGAACGTCTACCACAAGGGGGCCAAAATCTGGAAGATGCTGATTTTCTGCCAG GGCGGCCCAGGACACCTGTACTTGCTCAAGAACAAGGTGGCCACCTTTGCCaaagtggagaaggaagaggacatGATCCA CTTCTGGAAACGGTTGAGCCGCCTGATGAGCAAAGTGAACCCGGAGCCGAACGTCATCCACGTCATGGGCTGCTACGTCCTGGGGAACCCCAACGGGGAGAAG CTGTTCCAGAACCTCAGGACCCTCATGACCCCTTACAGGGTCGCCTTCGAGTCCCCCCTGGAGCTGTCGGCCCAAG GGAAGCAGATGATCGAGACCTACTTTGACTTCCGGCTGTACCGCCTGTGGAAGAGCCGCCAGCACTCGAAGCTGCTGGACTTGGAGGACGTCCTGTGA
- the NSMF gene encoding NMDA receptor synaptonuclear signaling and neuronal migration factor isoform X3 encodes MGAVASRRRALRSEAMSSVAAKVRAARAFGEYLSQSHPENRNGADHLLADAYSGHDGSPEMQPAPQNKRRLSLISNGRYEGSLPEEAVSGKPAGEGPQPRVYTISGEPALLPGPEAEAIELAAVKGPQQRERHPHHHSHRPLRASPGGSREDVSRACQSWAGSRQGSKECPGCAQLAPSPSPQAFGPDQPPLPEATSRRKKLERMYSVDRVSDDIPIRTWFPKENLFSFQTATTAMQAVFRGYAERKRRKRENDSASVIQRNFRKHLRMVGSRRVKAQSSDLQSSHCTLGEAFEDLDWETERGLEAVACDTEGFVPPKVMLISSKVPKAEYIPTILRRDDPSIIPILYDHEHATFEDILEEIEKKLNVYHKGAKIWKMLIFCQGGPGHLYLLKNKVATFAKVEKEEDMIHFWKRLSRLMSKVNPEPNVIHVMGCYVLGNPNGEKLFQNLRTLMTPYRVAFESPLELSAQGKQMIETYFDFRLYRLWKSRQHSKLLDLEDVL; translated from the exons ATGGGCGCCGTCGCCTCCCGGAGGAGGGCGCTGCGGAGCGAGGCCATGTCCTCGGTGGCGGCCAAAGTGCG AGCAGCCCGAGCGTTTGGCGAGTACCTGTCCCAGAGTCACCCCGAGAACCGAAACGGTGCAG ACCACCTGCTGGCTGACGCCTACTCTGGCCACGACGGGTCCCCTGAGATGCAGCCTGCCCCCCAGAACAAGCGCCGCCTCTCCCTCATCTCCAACGGCCGCTATGAGGGCAGCCTCCCGGAGGAGGCCGTCAGTGGGAAGCCGGCCGGCGAGGGCCCCCAGCCCCGTGTGTACACCATCTCCGGGGAGCCGGCCCTGCTGCCCGGCCCGGAGGCCGAGGCCATCGAGCTGGCTGCGGTGAAGGGACCACAGCAGCGGGAGCGGCACCCCCACCACCACAGCCATCGGCCCCTGCGCGCCAGCCCGGGCGGCAGCCGCGAGGACGTCAGCAGAGCCTGCCAGAGCTGGGCAGGCAGCCGCCAGGGCTCCAAGGAATGTCCCGGCTGCGCCCAGCTCGCCCCCAGTCCTTCCCCTCAGGCCTTTGGGCCGGACCAGCCGCCTCTGCCTGAGGCCACGAGCCGCCGCAAGAAGCTGGAGAGGATGTACAGCGTTGACCGCGTGTCTG ATGACATCCCCATCCGTACCTGGTTCCCCAAGGAAAACCTCTTCAGTTTCCAGACAGCAACCACAGCTATGCAAGC GGTGTTCAGGGGCTACGCGGAGAGGAAGCGCCGGAAACGGGAGAATGATTCCGCGTCTGTAATCCAGAG GAACTTCCGCAAACACCTGCGCATGGTCGGCAGCCGGCGGGTGAAGGCCCAGA GTAGTGACCTGCAGAGCTCACATTGCACCTTGGGCGAGGCCTTTGAGGACCTGGACTGGGAGACGGAGCGGGGCCTGGAGGCTGTAGCCTGTGACACTGAGGGCTTCGTGCCCCCCAAGGTCATG CTCATCTCCTCTAAAGTGCCCAAAGCTGAGTACATCCCCACCATCCTCCGCAGGGACGACCCCTCCATCATTCCCATCCTCTAC GACCACGAGCACGCCACCTTCGAGGACATTCTGG AGGAGATAGAGAAGAAGCTGAACGTCTACCACAAGGGGGCCAAAATCTGGAAGATGCTGATTTTCTGCCAG GGCGGCCCAGGACACCTGTACTTGCTCAAGAACAAGGTGGCCACCTTTGCCaaagtggagaaggaagaggacatGATCCA CTTCTGGAAACGGTTGAGCCGCCTGATGAGCAAAGTGAACCCGGAGCCGAACGTCATCCACGTCATGGGCTGCTACGTCCTGGGGAACCCCAACGGGGAGAAG CTGTTCCAGAACCTCAGGACCCTCATGACCCCTTACAGGGTCGCCTTCGAGTCCCCCCTGGAGCTGTCGGCCCAAG GGAAGCAGATGATCGAGACCTACTTTGACTTCCGGCTGTACCGCCTGTGGAAGAGCCGCCAGCACTCGAAGCTGCTGGACTTGGAGGACGTCCTGTGA
- the NSMF gene encoding NMDA receptor synaptonuclear signaling and neuronal migration factor isoform X1, with translation MGAVASRRRALRSEAMSSVAAKVRAARAFGEYLSQSHPENRNGADHLLADAYSGHDGSPEMQPAPQNKRRLSLISNGRYEGSLPEEAVSGKPAGEGPQPRVYTISGEPALLPGPEAEAIELAAVKGPQQRERHPHHHSHRPLRASPGGSREDVSRACQSWAGSRQGSKECPGCAQLAPSPSPQAFGPDQPPLPEATSRRKKLERMYSVDRVSDDIPIRTWFPKENLFSFQTATTAMQAVFRGYAERKRRKRENDSASVIQRNFRKHLRMVGSRRVKAQTFAERRERSFSRSWSDPTPMKADTSHDSRDSSDLQSSHCTLGEAFEDLDWETERGLEAVACDTEGFVPPKVMLISSKVPKAEYIPTILRRDDPSIIPILYDHEHATFEDILEEIEKKLNVYHKGAKIWKMLIFCQGGPGHLYLLKNKVATFAKVEKEEDMIHFWKRLSRLMSKVNPEPNVIHVMGCYVLGNPNGEKLFQNLRTLMTPYRVAFESPLELSAQGKQMIETYFDFRLYRLWKSRQHSKLLDLEDVL, from the exons ATGGGCGCCGTCGCCTCCCGGAGGAGGGCGCTGCGGAGCGAGGCCATGTCCTCGGTGGCGGCCAAAGTGCG AGCAGCCCGAGCGTTTGGCGAGTACCTGTCCCAGAGTCACCCCGAGAACCGAAACGGTGCAG ACCACCTGCTGGCTGACGCCTACTCTGGCCACGACGGGTCCCCTGAGATGCAGCCTGCCCCCCAGAACAAGCGCCGCCTCTCCCTCATCTCCAACGGCCGCTATGAGGGCAGCCTCCCGGAGGAGGCCGTCAGTGGGAAGCCGGCCGGCGAGGGCCCCCAGCCCCGTGTGTACACCATCTCCGGGGAGCCGGCCCTGCTGCCCGGCCCGGAGGCCGAGGCCATCGAGCTGGCTGCGGTGAAGGGACCACAGCAGCGGGAGCGGCACCCCCACCACCACAGCCATCGGCCCCTGCGCGCCAGCCCGGGCGGCAGCCGCGAGGACGTCAGCAGAGCCTGCCAGAGCTGGGCAGGCAGCCGCCAGGGCTCCAAGGAATGTCCCGGCTGCGCCCAGCTCGCCCCCAGTCCTTCCCCTCAGGCCTTTGGGCCGGACCAGCCGCCTCTGCCTGAGGCCACGAGCCGCCGCAAGAAGCTGGAGAGGATGTACAGCGTTGACCGCGTGTCTG ATGACATCCCCATCCGTACCTGGTTCCCCAAGGAAAACCTCTTCAGTTTCCAGACAGCAACCACAGCTATGCAAGC GGTGTTCAGGGGCTACGCGGAGAGGAAGCGCCGGAAACGGGAGAATGATTCCGCGTCTGTAATCCAGAG GAACTTCCGCAAACACCTGCGCATGGTCGGCAGCCGGCGGGTGAAGGCCCAGA CGTTCGCCGAGCGGCGCGAGCGGAGCTTCAGCCGGTCCTGGAGCGACCCCACCCCCATGAAAGCCGACACCTCCCACGACTCCCGAGACA GTAGTGACCTGCAGAGCTCACATTGCACCTTGGGCGAGGCCTTTGAGGACCTGGACTGGGAGACGGAGCGGGGCCTGGAGGCTGTAGCCTGTGACACTGAGGGCTTCGTGCCCCCCAAGGTCATG CTCATCTCCTCTAAAGTGCCCAAAGCTGAGTACATCCCCACCATCCTCCGCAGGGACGACCCCTCCATCATTCCCATCCTCTAC GACCACGAGCACGCCACCTTCGAGGACATTCTGG AGGAGATAGAGAAGAAGCTGAACGTCTACCACAAGGGGGCCAAAATCTGGAAGATGCTGATTTTCTGCCAG GGCGGCCCAGGACACCTGTACTTGCTCAAGAACAAGGTGGCCACCTTTGCCaaagtggagaaggaagaggacatGATCCA CTTCTGGAAACGGTTGAGCCGCCTGATGAGCAAAGTGAACCCGGAGCCGAACGTCATCCACGTCATGGGCTGCTACGTCCTGGGGAACCCCAACGGGGAGAAG CTGTTCCAGAACCTCAGGACCCTCATGACCCCTTACAGGGTCGCCTTCGAGTCCCCCCTGGAGCTGTCGGCCCAAG GGAAGCAGATGATCGAGACCTACTTTGACTTCCGGCTGTACCGCCTGTGGAAGAGCCGCCAGCACTCGAAGCTGCTGGACTTGGAGGACGTCCTGTGA
- the NSMF gene encoding NMDA receptor synaptonuclear signaling and neuronal migration factor isoform X4 produces the protein MGAVASRRRALRSEAMSSVAAKVRAARAFGEYLSQSHPENRNGADHLLADAYSGHDGSPEMQPAPQNKRRLSLISNGRYEGSLPEEAVSGKPAGEGPQPRVYTISGEPALLPGPEAEAIELAAVKGPQQRERHPHHHSHRPLRASPGGSREDVSRACQSWAGSRQGSKECPGCAQLAPSPSPQAFGPDQPPLPEATSRRKKLERMYSVDRVSDDIPIRTWFPKENLFSFQTATTAMQANFRKHLRMVGSRRVKAQSSDLQSSHCTLGEAFEDLDWETERGLEAVACDTEGFVPPKVMLISSKVPKAEYIPTILRRDDPSIIPILYDHEHATFEDILEEIEKKLNVYHKGAKIWKMLIFCQGGPGHLYLLKNKVATFAKVEKEEDMIHFWKRLSRLMSKVNPEPNVIHVMGCYVLGNPNGEKLFQNLRTLMTPYRVAFESPLELSAQGKQMIETYFDFRLYRLWKSRQHSKLLDLEDVL, from the exons ATGGGCGCCGTCGCCTCCCGGAGGAGGGCGCTGCGGAGCGAGGCCATGTCCTCGGTGGCGGCCAAAGTGCG AGCAGCCCGAGCGTTTGGCGAGTACCTGTCCCAGAGTCACCCCGAGAACCGAAACGGTGCAG ACCACCTGCTGGCTGACGCCTACTCTGGCCACGACGGGTCCCCTGAGATGCAGCCTGCCCCCCAGAACAAGCGCCGCCTCTCCCTCATCTCCAACGGCCGCTATGAGGGCAGCCTCCCGGAGGAGGCCGTCAGTGGGAAGCCGGCCGGCGAGGGCCCCCAGCCCCGTGTGTACACCATCTCCGGGGAGCCGGCCCTGCTGCCCGGCCCGGAGGCCGAGGCCATCGAGCTGGCTGCGGTGAAGGGACCACAGCAGCGGGAGCGGCACCCCCACCACCACAGCCATCGGCCCCTGCGCGCCAGCCCGGGCGGCAGCCGCGAGGACGTCAGCAGAGCCTGCCAGAGCTGGGCAGGCAGCCGCCAGGGCTCCAAGGAATGTCCCGGCTGCGCCCAGCTCGCCCCCAGTCCTTCCCCTCAGGCCTTTGGGCCGGACCAGCCGCCTCTGCCTGAGGCCACGAGCCGCCGCAAGAAGCTGGAGAGGATGTACAGCGTTGACCGCGTGTCTG ATGACATCCCCATCCGTACCTGGTTCCCCAAGGAAAACCTCTTCAGTTTCCAGACAGCAACCACAGCTATGCAAGC GAACTTCCGCAAACACCTGCGCATGGTCGGCAGCCGGCGGGTGAAGGCCCAGA GTAGTGACCTGCAGAGCTCACATTGCACCTTGGGCGAGGCCTTTGAGGACCTGGACTGGGAGACGGAGCGGGGCCTGGAGGCTGTAGCCTGTGACACTGAGGGCTTCGTGCCCCCCAAGGTCATG CTCATCTCCTCTAAAGTGCCCAAAGCTGAGTACATCCCCACCATCCTCCGCAGGGACGACCCCTCCATCATTCCCATCCTCTAC GACCACGAGCACGCCACCTTCGAGGACATTCTGG AGGAGATAGAGAAGAAGCTGAACGTCTACCACAAGGGGGCCAAAATCTGGAAGATGCTGATTTTCTGCCAG GGCGGCCCAGGACACCTGTACTTGCTCAAGAACAAGGTGGCCACCTTTGCCaaagtggagaaggaagaggacatGATCCA CTTCTGGAAACGGTTGAGCCGCCTGATGAGCAAAGTGAACCCGGAGCCGAACGTCATCCACGTCATGGGCTGCTACGTCCTGGGGAACCCCAACGGGGAGAAG CTGTTCCAGAACCTCAGGACCCTCATGACCCCTTACAGGGTCGCCTTCGAGTCCCCCCTGGAGCTGTCGGCCCAAG GGAAGCAGATGATCGAGACCTACTTTGACTTCCGGCTGTACCGCCTGTGGAAGAGCCGCCAGCACTCGAAGCTGCTGGACTTGGAGGACGTCCTGTGA
- the NSMF gene encoding NMDA receptor synaptonuclear signaling and neuronal migration factor isoform X2, with translation MGAVASRRRALRSEAMSSVAAKVRAARAFGEYLSQSHPENRNGADHLLADAYSGHDGSPEMQPAPQNKRRLSLISNGRYEGSLPEEAVSGKPAGEGPQPRVYTISGEPALLPGPEAEAIELAAVKGPQQRERHPHHHSHRPLRASPGGSREDVSRACQSWAGSRQGSKECPGCAQLAPSPSPQAFGPDQPPLPEATSRRKKLERMYSVDRVSDDIPIRTWFPKENLFSFQTATTAMQANFRKHLRMVGSRRVKAQTFAERRERSFSRSWSDPTPMKADTSHDSRDSSDLQSSHCTLGEAFEDLDWETERGLEAVACDTEGFVPPKVMLISSKVPKAEYIPTILRRDDPSIIPILYDHEHATFEDILEEIEKKLNVYHKGAKIWKMLIFCQGGPGHLYLLKNKVATFAKVEKEEDMIHFWKRLSRLMSKVNPEPNVIHVMGCYVLGNPNGEKLFQNLRTLMTPYRVAFESPLELSAQGKQMIETYFDFRLYRLWKSRQHSKLLDLEDVL, from the exons ATGGGCGCCGTCGCCTCCCGGAGGAGGGCGCTGCGGAGCGAGGCCATGTCCTCGGTGGCGGCCAAAGTGCG AGCAGCCCGAGCGTTTGGCGAGTACCTGTCCCAGAGTCACCCCGAGAACCGAAACGGTGCAG ACCACCTGCTGGCTGACGCCTACTCTGGCCACGACGGGTCCCCTGAGATGCAGCCTGCCCCCCAGAACAAGCGCCGCCTCTCCCTCATCTCCAACGGCCGCTATGAGGGCAGCCTCCCGGAGGAGGCCGTCAGTGGGAAGCCGGCCGGCGAGGGCCCCCAGCCCCGTGTGTACACCATCTCCGGGGAGCCGGCCCTGCTGCCCGGCCCGGAGGCCGAGGCCATCGAGCTGGCTGCGGTGAAGGGACCACAGCAGCGGGAGCGGCACCCCCACCACCACAGCCATCGGCCCCTGCGCGCCAGCCCGGGCGGCAGCCGCGAGGACGTCAGCAGAGCCTGCCAGAGCTGGGCAGGCAGCCGCCAGGGCTCCAAGGAATGTCCCGGCTGCGCCCAGCTCGCCCCCAGTCCTTCCCCTCAGGCCTTTGGGCCGGACCAGCCGCCTCTGCCTGAGGCCACGAGCCGCCGCAAGAAGCTGGAGAGGATGTACAGCGTTGACCGCGTGTCTG ATGACATCCCCATCCGTACCTGGTTCCCCAAGGAAAACCTCTTCAGTTTCCAGACAGCAACCACAGCTATGCAAGC GAACTTCCGCAAACACCTGCGCATGGTCGGCAGCCGGCGGGTGAAGGCCCAGA CGTTCGCCGAGCGGCGCGAGCGGAGCTTCAGCCGGTCCTGGAGCGACCCCACCCCCATGAAAGCCGACACCTCCCACGACTCCCGAGACA GTAGTGACCTGCAGAGCTCACATTGCACCTTGGGCGAGGCCTTTGAGGACCTGGACTGGGAGACGGAGCGGGGCCTGGAGGCTGTAGCCTGTGACACTGAGGGCTTCGTGCCCCCCAAGGTCATG CTCATCTCCTCTAAAGTGCCCAAAGCTGAGTACATCCCCACCATCCTCCGCAGGGACGACCCCTCCATCATTCCCATCCTCTAC GACCACGAGCACGCCACCTTCGAGGACATTCTGG AGGAGATAGAGAAGAAGCTGAACGTCTACCACAAGGGGGCCAAAATCTGGAAGATGCTGATTTTCTGCCAG GGCGGCCCAGGACACCTGTACTTGCTCAAGAACAAGGTGGCCACCTTTGCCaaagtggagaaggaagaggacatGATCCA CTTCTGGAAACGGTTGAGCCGCCTGATGAGCAAAGTGAACCCGGAGCCGAACGTCATCCACGTCATGGGCTGCTACGTCCTGGGGAACCCCAACGGGGAGAAG CTGTTCCAGAACCTCAGGACCCTCATGACCCCTTACAGGGTCGCCTTCGAGTCCCCCCTGGAGCTGTCGGCCCAAG GGAAGCAGATGATCGAGACCTACTTTGACTTCCGGCTGTACCGCCTGTGGAAGAGCCGCCAGCACTCGAAGCTGCTGGACTTGGAGGACGTCCTGTGA